In Methanosphaera sp. ISO3-F5, a genomic segment contains:
- the thiL gene encoding thiamine-phosphate kinase: MKNKAISEVGEKKLIKILLDKRDKKLDITDKTIKHSYHDDAALINNTTKYTVISTDMLIQHTHFPKQMSHYQMGKKVVTVNVSDILAMNATPNSILISMGLPPTMKLNEYNELTDGIIDKCNELNITLIGGDINQNTEIILCGTSTGKIDDKVKLQRNIEENNLIGVTGELGGPAAALDLLKENNNTNKHKNQKIIQTLLEPELPVTTSEILRKYPEITTSITDITDGLAVELGHLQNKNPEIGFEIYYNKLPYNKNIEEIAEKNDKKLTDYLLHFGEEFELLLTINKEEYEKHANELNIQIIGKTNNTKKITLIKDNKEKNIPIKGYEHLKDDTDETMHNMSK, from the coding sequence ATGAAAAACAAAGCAATATCTGAAGTTGGAGAAAAAAAACTAATCAAAATACTTCTAGATAAAAGAGATAAAAAACTAGACATCACTGACAAAACAATAAAACACAGCTACCATGATGATGCCGCACTAATAAACAACACAACAAAATACACAGTAATCTCCACAGACATGCTAATACAACACACACACTTCCCCAAACAAATGTCACACTACCAGATGGGAAAAAAAGTAGTGACAGTAAATGTAAGCGACATACTAGCAATGAATGCAACTCCAAATTCAATATTAATATCAATGGGACTGCCCCCAACAATGAAACTAAATGAATACAACGAATTAACAGACGGCATAATAGACAAATGCAACGAACTAAACATCACACTAATTGGAGGAGACATAAACCAGAACACTGAAATAATATTATGCGGCACCAGCACCGGTAAAATAGATGATAAAGTAAAATTACAAAGAAATATAGAAGAAAACAATTTAATCGGAGTAACAGGCGAATTAGGTGGTCCAGCAGCCGCACTAGATTTATTAAAAGAAAATAATAACACCAACAAACACAAAAACCAAAAAATTATACAAACATTACTAGAACCAGAATTACCAGTAACAACATCAGAAATACTAAGAAAATATCCCGAAATAACAACCAGCATAACAGACATTACTGATGGTTTAGCAGTAGAATTAGGTCACTTACAAAACAAGAATCCTGAAATTGGATTTGAAATATATTATAATAAGTTACCATATAATAAGAATATAGAAGAAATAGCAGAAAAAAATGATAAAAAATTAACTGACTATCTTCTCCACTTTGGTGAAGAGTTTGAACTACTCTTAACAATTAACAAAGAAGAATATGAAAAACATGCAAATGAACTAAATATTCAAATAATTGGTAAAACAAACAATACAAAGAAAATAACATTAATAAAAGATAACAAAGAAAAAAATATTCCTATTAAAGGATACGAACATTTAAAAGATGATACAGATGAAACGATGCACAATATGTCCAAATAA
- the amrS gene encoding AmmeMemoRadiSam system radical SAM enzyme — MKRCTICPNNCLIDNAICGRKPNFDENIVETTVIAIDPIEKKPLYHFLPGTKTLSIGTLGCNLKCLNCQNHSIAQPENPDKVETKNYTPEEIVKLALDNNIKSISWTYNEPTIHPEWIINTAKIAQQHNIKTILVTNGYTSQETLEKLKKYVDAVNVDLKSPEELFYEKVCLGHLEPVLNSIKFYLNNKIHLEITTLLITDLNSDSVPEVVETIKELDTNIPIHFSAFYPQHKLSTLPPTDPDLIYDACFFATGFDLKYVYSGNVPHSNYDNTYCKFCDDLLIEREGYSVKNYIENGKCTKCENMISDVIEE; from the coding sequence ATGAAACGATGCACAATATGTCCAAATAACTGTTTAATAGACAATGCAATATGTGGACGTAAACCAAACTTTGACGAAAACATAGTTGAAACTACTGTTATTGCAATAGATCCTATCGAAAAAAAACCATTATACCATTTCCTCCCAGGTACTAAAACACTATCAATAGGTACATTAGGATGTAATTTAAAATGTTTAAATTGCCAAAACCACAGTATAGCTCAACCAGAAAACCCTGATAAAGTAGAAACCAAAAATTATACCCCAGAAGAAATAGTTAAACTAGCCCTGGACAATAACATTAAAAGTATTTCATGGACATACAATGAACCAACAATACACCCAGAATGGATTATTAACACTGCAAAGATAGCACAACAACATAACATTAAAACAATACTAGTAACAAATGGTTACACATCACAAGAAACATTAGAAAAGCTTAAAAAATATGTTGATGCAGTGAATGTTGATTTAAAAAGTCCAGAAGAATTATTCTATGAAAAAGTTTGTCTAGGACACCTGGAACCTGTATTAAACAGTATTAAGTTTTATCTAAATAATAAAATACACTTAGAAATAACCACCCTGCTCATAACCGACCTAAATAGTGATTCAGTACCAGAAGTTGTTGAAACAATAAAAGAATTAGATACTAATATCCCAATACACTTTTCAGCATTTTATCCTCAACACAAATTATCAACTTTGCCACCAACAGACCCAGACCTAATATATGATGCATGCTTCTTTGCAACAGGCTTTGACTTAAAATACGTGTACTCAGGAAATGTTCCTCATTCTAATTATGATAACACTTACTGTAAATTTTGTGATGATCTGCTAATAGAAAGGGAAGGTTATTCTGTTAAAAATTATATTGAAAATGGTAAATGCACTAAGTGCGAAAACATGATTAGTGATGTAATAGAAGAATGA